A stretch of DNA from Candidatus Pantoea bituminis:
AGCAGCACTTCGGTTTCACCTAATTTCTTTTTAGTCGGCTGACGTTGCGGCAGATCTTTCAAGGCGACAATAAATTGATAATTCACGACATGGCTCCTTTCGCTGTTTTCATTATTAATTACGCAGTCGTAAGCGAACCGCTGCGTAATACCCTACAAACAGTAAGTGTGGCAAAAAATTCAGCGAACCATTGTCTGAATATAAAAATCATCGGCTAATTATTTGTTTATAATGGGTTTTTAACGAAGCATGCAATTAAGACGTGGCGAATGACGTAGCAGAGGAATACGCTTTTTCAAAATAAAAAAACGGCTACCCAGGCAGCCGCTGTTTTTATGACTCAATCAATTCGCGTCGCAGCAAGGCGTCACACTTGAAAAAGATCGTACCGATTAACTCTTTTTCAAACACTGACTCATATACGTTTTGCGTGCTTCACCCGCCAGTTTTTTATCTCCAGCGTCACTATTACAGGATTTCATTTTCATTTGCTGTGGCGTCATGCTGGATAACTTACTCTCTTTTTTCAGACAATCGCTCATAAAGGTTTTACGGGCATCGCCTTTGAGATCTTGCGAACTGGCGTGTTGATTACACATTGTCATTTTTTCCTGCTGCGGCGTTTTTTCTGCCGCGCTGGCAGCCGCGCTCATCAATAAGCCTGCCGTTACCATCGCCATCAAACAGCCTTTCATTATCGTTGCTCCATTGTGAGTAGACTTGATAAGTCTGGCAGGAGATAAGCAAAGCGGAGGGTTTTTAAATAATAATGATGAGAAGATCGCAAAATAGGCAACAGGGTATGCTGTTTGGCATTATATACGCGGATGTTTAAGCAACTTGTCGACGTAATTACGCAACAAAACGGCGTTTTCATCAGAAGCATCAACACCGGCACTGAACATTGCGCTTTCAATACCGGCGGCAATCGACTTTTGCTGATCAAGCTCCATCTTACGCAGCATCGCCGTCACCACAATTTCCAACGCTTCAATTTGCGCAACCAGCTCTTTAGACGCTTCTTCTTTTTCCGCGAGCTTATCCAGTAATTCAGCAATAAGGTATTTCATGCTGTTGCCTCAATGATAAGGAAACGCTGAACTTATCACCCGTCAGATTAAAAAAAAGCGCTTTTTTCACTGTTTTCTTAGCGCGTTAAAATAAAAAAATATCAAAACAAAAATTTATTTTCTTAATAGATAAGGAGCGAAACGTTTGCTTAATAATAAGGCAGCAAGTTAAACGTTTCGCTCGCGGTTAAAGGTGCTCTATTTACACATTAGCGTGGATCGACAAAACCGCGACCCGGGCCGCCGCCGTGACCACCACCATGTCCGCCGCCCCAACCGCCCCCGCCGCCTGGTGGTGGGAAAATACATCCGCTCAACGCGGTAACCAATGCCACAACAGCAGCCAGCTTAACAATTCGTACCATATCAACCTCAAGGTGGAGAAAACGGGCTGAGTGTATGAGCGCGCTGAAATGCCGACAAGAGAGAATACTCTGACTCCCGCCACTATTAATCTTTGCTGACCAGGCTTAACGAATTACTGGCAGTAAAACGACAAAAAGCCAACATCCCACAAAGGGAATACGCATCCAAAACGGCAGAACTTTGCTTAAATCGTTATGAGAAGCGCTTTACAGTGAGCGCAATTTTACGCATTGTGAGCGCAATACATTTACAGGATATTATCATGTCGATTGCTCAAGCTGCTTTTGGTGAAATCATTGCCCGCCGTGATTGGGAGAATCCGGTGGTGACCTCGCTGCATCGACTGGATGCTCACCCCCTTTTCTGGCTGGCGTCATGAACTGGCTGCACGCGATGACCTTCCCTCTCTCGCCATGCAAAACCTCAATGGGCAATGGACATTCAGCTATTTCAGCCAGCCAGAAGCAGTTCCGCAGAGCTGGTTGCTACAGGATCTGGCGGATGCAAAAACGTTACCGGTTCCTGCTAACTGGCAAATGCATGGCTACGATGCGCCCATCTATACCAATGTGCAGTATCCCATCCCCGTCAATCCTCCTTATGTTCCTAAAGAGAATCCAACGGGATGCTACTCGCTCACATTCAATCTTAACGACGAGTGGCATGGCGTGGGACAAACGCGCATCATCTTCGATGGCGTAAATTCTGCTTTTCACCTCTGGTGCAACGGAAAATGGATAGGTTATTCGCAGGACAGTCGGTTGCCTGCTGAATTTGATCTCAGCTCTGCGCTACAACCTGGTAAAAATCGCCTTGCGGTGATGGTGCTGCGCTGGAGTGACGGCAGCTATCTGGAAGATCAGGATATGTGGCGCATGAGCGGTATTTTCCGCGATGTCACTTTGCTACATAAGTCTGAAGTGCATCTGGCAGATGTGCAGCTTGAAACGCAACTCAGCCCGGAGTTCTTTAGCGCCACCCTTTGCGCGCAGGTAAAAGTCGCCCTGTCGTTGGCGTCGCATGAAGATTATCACCTGCGTCTGACGCTGTGGCAGGGCGAACAGCAAATCGCTCAATGTGTGCAAGCGCTGGGTAGCGCGATCATTGATGAGCGTGGACATTATCCCGAACGCGCCCTGCTGCGCTTGCGGGTTGAGCAGCCGCGCTTATGGAGCGCCGAAACGCCGCACCTTTATCGCGCCACGTTAGCGTTACTGGATGAGAACGATCAGGTGCTGGATGTGGAAGCGTATGATGTCGGCTTTCGCTCTGTCACCCTTGATAATGGCCTGCTGTGTCTGAACGGCAAGCCGCTGTTGATTCGCGGCACTAACCGTCATGAACATCATCCGGTTACTGGCCAAGTCATTGACGAAGCGTCCATGCGCCGCGATATCGAACTGATGAAGCAGCACAACTTCAACGCTGTACGCTGCTCTCACTATCCTAATCATCCATTGTGGTATCGATTGTGCGATCGCTACGGTTTGTATGTGGTTGATGAAGCCAATATTGAAACCCACGGCATGCA
This window harbors:
- a CDS encoding PsiF family protein, translating into MKGCLMAMVTAGLLMSAAASAAEKTPQQEKMTMCNQHASSQDLKGDARKTFMSDCLKKESKLSSMTPQQMKMKSCNSDAGDKKLAGEARKTYMSQCLKKS
- the iraP gene encoding anti-adapter protein IraP: MKYLIAELLDKLAEKEEASKELVAQIEALEIVVTAMLRKMELDQQKSIAAGIESAMFSAGVDASDENAVLLRNYVDKLLKHPRI